A DNA window from Malus domestica chromosome 12, GDT2T_hap1 contains the following coding sequences:
- the LOC103450873 gene encoding exonuclease DPD1, chloroplastic/mitochondrial, with protein MRTLSMCFSSLSQVPRSCSVYSLAHFWSEGFPNLSRTCGYNCNSKLHDSRIYAVDGGNSRKWTRRSLTTKTEGRNKSPIKLSREILDVTVSTSAALNINKMETSQYQQTQPLDFRQAIAQNKDLADLVTVIVFDIETTGFSREKDRIIEIALQDLEGGENSTFQTLVNPERSVLNSHVHGITTDMVNRPDVPRFKDLLPILVKYVKSRQKPGGCVMLVAHNARTFDVPFVRSEFLRCSVDIPSTWLFRDTMPLGREAMKSEGSSSRSISLQALREHFQIPLDGTAHRAMADVKVLSAVLQRLTCILKLPLSSLVGEAFLASETGTAKKKGSR; from the exons ATGAGAACTTTGTCGATGTGCTTTTCATCTTTATCGCAAGTGCCTAGATCATGCAGTGTTTATAGTTTAGCTCATTTTTGGAGTGAAGGTTTTCCCAATTTGAGCAGGACTTGTGGATACAATTGTAACTCTAAGCTACATGATTCCAGAATTTATGCGGTTGATGGAGGAAACAGTAGGAAATGGACTAGAAGATCTCTGACCACAAAAACAGAAGGAAGAAACAAAAGCCCCATAAAACTTAGCCGTGAAATTTTAGATGTAACGGTTTCAACAAGCGCtgcattaaatataaataaaatggaaacaAGTCAATACCAACAGACTCAACCCTTAGACTTTCGACAGGCAATTGCTCAGAATAAAGACTTAGCCGACTTAGTGACAGTTATTGTTTTCGATATTGAGACTACTGGGTTTAGCAGAGAGAAAGATCGAATCATAGAGATTGCACTTCAAGATCTTGAAGGGGGTGAAAACAGTACTTTCCAGACACTGGTAAACCCTGAACGCAGTGTTCTAAATTCACATGTTCATGGAATTACAACCGATATGGTCAACAGGCCTGATGTTCCAAG GTTCAAGGACCTCTTACCAATCTTAGTCAAGTATGTCAAAAGCCGTCAAAAACCGGGAGGTTGTGTAATGTTGGTTGCTCACAATGCTCGTACTTTTGATGTACCCTTCGTTAGAAGTGAATTCCTTCGCTGTTCCGTAGATATTCCTTCAACTTGGCTGTTCAGGGATACCATGCCTTTGGGACGTGAAGCAATGAAGTCTGAAG GATCATCTTCAAGAAGTATATCGTTGCAAGCCCTTCGTGAGCACTTCCAGATTCCATTGGATGGTACAGCTCACAGAGCCATGGCCGACGTGAAAGTGCTGTCAGCAGTTTTACAAAGGCTGACTTGTATTCTGAAACTCCCACTTTCCAGCCTTGTTGGAGAAGCTTTCTTAGCGTCGGAAACTGGCACTGCAAAGAAAAAGGGTTCCAGATAG
- the LOC103413947 gene encoding GATA transcription factor 16-like, producing MDLRRKVIQDMNVKNVKNKKFCTDCKATETPLWRSGPAGPKSLCNACGIRYRKKIPTVSMCKGPKRWKKDKTYGGSSSTSTITTPATTNTAASASATTTTSTTARKAKIGGSGGGSTGLSESLQVKLVAFGKDVCLQGTPPVQKKRRYQKRRREMGEVEQAAVCLLAMSSHSVFG from the exons ATGGATCTGAGAAGAAAG GTAATTCAGGATATGAACGTGAAGAATGTGAAGAACAAGAAGTTCTGCACTGACTGCAAAGCCACTGAGACGCCCTTGTGGAGGAGTGGCCCGGCTGGGCCCAAG tcacTGTGCAATGCTTGTGGGATCAGATACAGGAAGAAAATTCCTACTGTGAGTATGTGCAAGGGACCAAAGAGGTGGAAGAAAGACAAAACATATGGCGGCAGCAGCAGCACCAGTACAATCACCACCCCAGCCACCACAAACActgctgcttctgcttctgccaccaccaccacgagcACCACTGCCAGAAAAGCCAAAATTGGTGGCAGTGGTGGTGGTAGCACAGGCTTGAGTGAGTCACTGCAGGTGAAGTTAGTGGCTTTTGGGAAGGATGTGTGCCTGCAAGGCACACCACCAGTGCAGAAGAAAAGGAGGTACCAAAAGAGGAGGAGGGAGATGGGAGAGGTGGAGCAAGCAGCTGTGTGCTTGCTGGCCATGTCATCTCACTCTGTTTTTGGTTAA
- the LOC103450872 gene encoding importin subunit alpha-1b-like produces MSLRPNARAEVRRNRYKVAVDAEEGRRRREDNMVEIRKNRREESLQKKRREGLQTQQLPSSLHSAGLDKKLEHLPSMVAGVWGDEGTMQLEATTQFRKLLSIERSPPIEEVIQAGVVPRFVEFLMREDFPQLQFEAAWALTNIASGTSDNTRVVIDHGAVPIFVKLLSSPSDDVREQAVWALGNVAGDSPRCRDLVLGNGALLPLLSQLNENAKLSMLRNATWTLSNFCRGKPQPPFEQVKPALPALARLIHSNDEEVLTDACWALSYLSDGTNDKIQAVIESGVCPRLVELLMHPSPSVLIPALRTVGNIVTGDDMQTQVIIQHQALPCLLNLLTNNYKKSIKKEACWTISNITAGNKEQIRAVVEANIIGPLVNLLQNAEFDIKKEAAWAISNATSGGSHEQIKFLVSQGCIKPLCDLLVCPDPRIVTVCLEGLENILKVGEAEKNLGTTGGVNLYAQAIEDADGLEKIESLQSHDNTEIYEKAVKMLETYWLEDDDETMPPGDAAPTTFNFGGNDVPTVPSGGFNFG; encoded by the exons ATGTCGTTGAGGCCGAACGCGAGGGCGGAGGTCCGCCGGAACAGGTACAAGGTGGCTGTGGACGCGGAGGAGGGGCGGCGTCGGAGGGAGGACAATATGGTGGAGATCAGGAAGAACCGCAGAGAAGAGAGCCTCCAGAAGAAGCGCCGCGAGGGGCTTCAAACCCAGCAATTGCCCTCCAGTCTTCACTCCGCCGGTCTGGATAAGAAG CTAGAGCATCTACCATCCATGGTTGCTGGTGTTTGGGGTGATGAGGGCACTATGCAGCTTGAGGCAACAACCCAGTTTAGGAAGTTGCTTTCAATTG AACGTAGCCCTCCGATTGAGGAAGTCATACAAGCGGGTGTCGTTCCTCGCTTTGTTGAGTTTCTAATGAGGGAGGATTTTCCACAACTTCAG TTTGAAGCTGCTTGGGCTCTTACAAATATTGCTTCTGGGACATCTGATAATACAAGGGTGGTAATTGATCATGGAGCTGTTCCGATATTTGTGAAACTGCTCAGTTCTCCGAGTGATGATGTTCGTGAGCAG GCTGTTTGGGCATTGGGAAATGTTGCTGGTGATTCCCCTAGATGCCGTGATCTTGTACTTGGTAATGGGGCTTTGCTTCCATTGCTTTCACAGCTTAATGAGAATGCAAAGCTCTCTATGCTGAGAAACGCAACCTGGACACTGTCAAATTTTTGCAGGGGCAAACCACAGCCTCCATTTGAACAG GTTAAGCCTGCCCTTCCTGCTCTTGCGCGTTTGATTCATTCAAACGATGAAGAAGTCTTGACTGATGCTTGTTGGGCTCTTTCATACCTTTCTGATGGTACAAATGACAAAATCCAAGCCGTTATTGAATCTGGAGTGTGCCCCCGGCTTGTTGAGCTTTTAAT GCATCCATCTCCATCAGTTCTCATTCCTGCTCTCCGCACGGTTGGAAATATTGTTACTGGAGATGATATGCAAACTCAG GTTATCATCCAACATCAAGCTCTTCCTTGCCTGCTAAATCTTTTGACTAACAATTACAAAAAGAGCATCAAGAAGGAAGCTTGCTGGACTATTTCAAATATCACAGCCGGAAACAAGGAACAGATCCGG GCTGTAGTTGAGGCTAATATAATCGGCCCTCTTGTTAATCTGCTTCAAAATGCTGAGTTTGATATAAAGAAAGAGGCTGCATGGGCAATCTCAAATGCTACATCTGGTGGTTCTCATGAGcagataaa GTTTCTAGTTAGTCAAGGGTGTATCAAGCCGCTGTGTGATCTTCTTGTTTGCCCAGATCCTAGAATTGTTACAGTTTGTTTAGAAGGCCTGGAGAACATTTTGAAGGTTGGTGAAGCCGAGAAGAACTTGGGTACTACTGGAGGTGTGAATCTCTATGCTCAGGCGATTGAAGATGCTGATGGTTTGGAGAAAATTGAGTCTCTGCAGAGTCATGACAATACAGAGATTTATGAGAAGGCAGTAAAGATGCTCGAGACATATTGGTTGGAGGACGACGATGAAACAATGCCACCAGGTGATGCAGCTCCAACTACGTTCAACTTTGGAGGGAATGACGTTCCAACTGTCCCATCTGGTGGATTCAACTTCGGCTAG